The genomic window TCCCATGATCAATATGCCCAATCGTCCCCACGTTCACATGCGGCTTCGTCCGCTCAAACATCGGCTTGGACATTCGAGTACTCCTTTCAGACTGATGAGATCATTAGGAATGAAGGCACAACCCTTCTATTATACTTGGCTTGGCTTATTTAGGCAAATTCCAGGCGCTGATCTAACGCGCACCTAGCAAGATCCGCTCAGCCTGCACCGGCTCGACTTGCTGGTAGTGGTCGAACTCCATGGTGAAAGTGCCGCGGCCCTGGGTGGCGGAACGCAATCGAGTGGCATAACCGAACATCTCGGCGAGCGGCACCAGCGCGTGGATGATCTGCATACCTGGCCCATGCAACTCCAGCCCCTCGATTTGCCCACGCCGCGCGTTCAGGTCGCCGAGGACATCGCCTGTGTTCTGCTCGGGCACTACTACGTCCACCCGCATAATCGGCTCCAGCAACACTGGCTCCGCCTTCTGCACCGCCTCTTTCAGCGCCATCGAGCCAGCGATCTTGAAGGCGAGCTCAGATGAATCCACCTCATGATAGGAGCCGTCCACCAATCGCACCTTGATGTCTGTCATGGGGAAGCCAGCCAGGACGCCGTT from Anaerolineae bacterium includes these protein-coding regions:
- a CDS encoding elongation factor Tu, with protein sequence MSKPMFERTKPHVNVGTIGHIDHG